GCCAGGTGCAGCAATGTGGTGCCGTCGATTGGCGTCCAGTGCAATCCCGATTGCCCATTTTTTGCGCAGCCACACTCTGTCGGATAAATTTCGCTCAAGCTGAACCGGCGTTCCATCAATTGCGGATCGGCACGTAGATGCTTCTCTAATTGCGAAAGATCTCCGCAATGGAACGCCATCATCGGCGCGTCCGGCAACTCGTACCCGCGATCAATGAAGAGTCGCAGAATCTCGTGCTTTCCGGCAGGATTACGCGCATAAGTTTCGAGCACCAAAGCCAATGGAGCGAGACGATCGCCATCCGCATTTGTAAAAGGTGCGTTCAATTCCACCAGCAACCGAATGCCTGCCGCGTTGAGAGTTTCACACGCTCCCATGATGATGCCCGGCATAACTTTCGCGCCGTGCTCATGCAGCCAGCGCGCGCACTCGATTTTTCCCTGAAGCACCGCACGATCGAAAGCGTGCTGATAGTCGCGCGCGCCAAGCTCGGCACACGCGCGAATAATTTCCAGCCGTCCGAGATTGGCGGCGTGGCTCATCGGAGGTCCCCAGTTGCCGCTCCACAGCGGCAGATGCAGCATCTCAGGATTTGCGCGCAGGATCGCGACTACCTTCTCGCGATCATCGTCCTGAATGGCGACGCGGAGCGCACCTGCAACACCGTGTGCTTCAATGCGCCGCTTGAGCACAGCCCAGTTTGATAAGCCATATTCGCGCGCGATAACGAGTTGCGCGTCGCTTAACTTAAGATTAGCGGCAATTGCCGAGTCGTCGGCAAGATCCTTGAATTTAGGATGGCGGCGCCGAATGCGCTCCAGCGCGTCACGATGACCTTGCCGGCATTGGTCGAGAAGCTCGCGCGCTTCCCGTTTCGGAACATCGAGATGAGGCCGCTCAGGCAGACCTCGCGAGACTGTAGCCATAACCTTTCCTCCTGGAAATGCGCCCATGGTCCGCACGCGTTGGGCAGGAAGTCAGGTTGACTCACTTGAAACGAAAGGCCGGTGGGCTAAGCCCATTTCCGCGGACAGGATGCTTCCGGTAAGCCCGGACATCATCTCCCAAATCCGACGCTCTGCGCAAGGCCGCCGGAGTGGTGAAGGAAGGCGCAGTTAACCCTGCTCGCAAACTGGGGAACTTTCATCGCCAAATCGTGCCCGTGAAGTAGGTTATTGCCTCAAAGCTCGTACCGGATCAGTGCGCGTTGCGCGCCATGCCGGCAATAGGCAAGCTGTCACGGATGCAAGCAGCATGATCGCAAAGGCCGAGATGAACGCCAGCGGATCGCGCGGGCTCACTTCATATAGCAAATACCCGAGCAGACGAGTGCCTGCACATGCGATGATGCCGCCGAGGATGACTCCTGCGCCCAGCAAGCCCAGGCCCTGAGACACAACGATGCGCAGCAGGTCGGCTGCGCGCGCGCCCAACGCCATACGCACTCCCAGCTCGCGTGCGCTTTGCGATACTGCGTATGACATCACGCCATAGAGGCCAATGGCGGCCAGCAGCACGGCGAGTCCACCGAAAACGCTGAGCAGCGTTACTGCTACGCGCTGCAATTGCGTCGCGCGCTCGACTTGCTCCCGCATGGTGATTACTTCATAGGGCGCAAGGTTAGGATCGAGCGCATGAACTTCGCGAGCCAGCGCCCGTGCGATCACGTCGGGCGGCTGCTGGGTTCGAATATTCAATCCAACGGTTGGCGCGAAATGCTGGCGCAACGGCACGTAGAAGAGCGGCTGCGGCGTCTCCACAATGCTGCGGTACTTAGAGACCTTTGCCACGCCGACTATCTCTAACCAGTGGCCATTTGCCTGAAGACGCTTGCCCATGGGGTCTTCGCCATGCCAGTACTGCGTGACCATCACGTCGTTGACAATCGCGACCGGCAGCGAGCTTTCGTTGTCAGCACGGGTAAACTCGCGGCCGGAGATCAGCGGAATCCCGACCGTCTGAAAATAATCGGGGCCAACTTCGTTGTACTCCACCGCCGGCTGCTCGTTGGGCGCAGCCTGATATCCATCGACCGCAATCGGAGCGGATGCGTAAGTGCGGTAACTGAACGGCGTCACGCGCGCATAGGCTGCCGATTCGACTCCTGGGAGCGCCCGCACGCGCTCCATAAATGCATCCTGAAAGTTCTTTGCCCGCTGCGTGTCGTATCCTGAGGCCATCAGGTTCACGGCGGTGTTCAACACGCCGTCCACGGAGAAGCCCAGGCTTCCTGTACGAATCTTATTGAGGCTCAGAAGAACGAGACCTGCTCCCACCAGAAGCACAAAGCTGAGCGATACCTGAATAATGACCAAACCGGCACGGATGCGCGCTCGTCCGCCGGCTACAGTTCCCGATTCGGATTTGAGCGCCGAAGCGATATCTACCTTGCGGCTTTCGAACGCCGGGACGAGCGCGAACAACACGGTAGTGACCAGACAAACGCCGACAGTCAGGACGAGCACTCGCCAATCCATGCGTCCAGGCATAAAAACAGGGACGCCGCGGGAAGGAATAAGGAAAGCCATCAGGTTTCGGCACCAGTAGGCCAGCACGATTCCTCCGGAAGCTCCGATGAGGGAGAGAATCAGGCCTTCGGTCAAAAGCTGCTGCAGAATGCGGCTGCGCGCAGCACCCAGCGCGAGACGGGCAGTGATCTCGTGCCGTCGCGCGATGAATTTGACCAGAAGCAGATTGCTGACATTCGCACACACGATCAGCAGCACAAACGCGCCGATGCCCAGCGCGATGCCCAAAGTGGGAAGCATAAGAGAAGAGCCGTTGAACGGCGCCTTCCACAAAGGCAACAGCTTAATGCCCTGTCCCTTGTCGGTTGTGGGATAGCTGTTCTCCAGATGCTGCGCAATCGCAGACATTTCAGCCTGAGCTTGCTCCACCGTGAAACCCGGCTTCAATCGAGCGAAGCCTTCGATCCAGCGTTCGCCGCGATTTTCCATCTTGTATCCACCGGGTTCGAAGCGCTCCTGCATGGAGATGGGAACCCAGAATTGCCAGGAATATCCCACGAACGTTCCATAAAAACCTTTCGGCGCAACACCAACGATCGTGTGCGGCAAGCCATTCAGCATCTGCGTTTTACCGATGATGTTGGGATCGCCGTGAAACCGAGTCTGCCATAGCTGATAGCTGATCACTGTTACCGGATGCGCATTGCGGCCGTAGTCTTCCTCCGGCCTGAAGCCGCGTCCCAGAATGGGAGACACGCCCATTGCATCGAAATAGTTGGAGGAGACAAGACTGCCCGTATCCCACTCCGCGCGATCGCCAATGCTAAGCGCGGCGCCCATGATCTTCTCGGCGATGAGCGATTCACAAAGTGTGCAACTTCTCCGGAAGTCAAGAAAATCGGGCCAGGAGACAGCATCAAAGCCAGGCGTGCCGCGAGCGGTTCCAGCGAGCACGAACAATCTATCCTGGTGAGCTACTGCCGGATAGGGACGCAGCAGAAGACCTTCGATCCAGCTAAACACCGCCGCATTCGCGCCAATTCCCAATACGAGACAGAGGATCGCCA
The genomic region above belongs to Terriglobales bacterium and contains:
- a CDS encoding ankyrin repeat domain-containing protein; translation: MATVSRGLPERPHLDVPKREARELLDQCRQGHRDALERIRRRHPKFKDLADDSAIAANLKLSDAQLVIAREYGLSNWAVLKRRIEAHGVAGALRVAIQDDDREKVVAILRANPEMLHLPLWSGNWGPPMSHAANLGRLEIIRACAELGARDYQHAFDRAVLQGKIECARWLHEHGAKVMPGIIMGACETLNAAGIRLLVELNAPFTNADGDRLAPLALVLETYARNPAGKHEILRLFIDRGYELPDAPMMAFHCGDLSQLEKHLRADPQLMERRFSLSEIYPTECGCAKNGQSGLHWTPIDGTTLLHLAIDFCEREIFDWLLARGADINARATVDRDGFGGHTSLFNAVVCGPWQDTAMTRSLLERGAARSTRASLRKFLDWIENPHWHEARNVTPAEWARGFPQKNWVNAEALELLD
- a CDS encoding ABC transporter permease; amino-acid sequence: MRSLFRREQAEHELHEEIEFHLQSLVEQYRAQGMTLEAARIAARHEMGHLEPMKEECREARNVNFIENVLKDLRFGLRMLRRSPGFSALAILCLVLGIGANAAVFSWIEGLLLRPYPAVAHQDRLFVLAGTARGTPGFDAVSWPDFLDFRRSCTLCESLIAEKIMGAALSIGDRAEWDTGSLVSSNYFDAMGVSPILGRGFRPEEDYGRNAHPVTVISYQLWQTRFHGDPNIIGKTQMLNGLPHTIVGVAPKGFYGTFVGYSWQFWVPISMQERFEPGGYKMENRGERWIEGFARLKPGFTVEQAQAEMSAIAQHLENSYPTTDKGQGIKLLPLWKAPFNGSSLMLPTLGIALGIGAFVLLIVCANVSNLLLVKFIARRHEITARLALGAARSRILQQLLTEGLILSLIGASGGIVLAYWCRNLMAFLIPSRGVPVFMPGRMDWRVLVLTVGVCLVTTVLFALVPAFESRKVDIASALKSESGTVAGGRARIRAGLVIIQVSLSFVLLVGAGLVLLSLNKIRTGSLGFSVDGVLNTAVNLMASGYDTQRAKNFQDAFMERVRALPGVESAAYARVTPFSYRTYASAPIAVDGYQAAPNEQPAVEYNEVGPDYFQTVGIPLISGREFTRADNESSLPVAIVNDVMVTQYWHGEDPMGKRLQANGHWLEIVGVAKVSKYRSIVETPQPLFYVPLRQHFAPTVGLNIRTQQPPDVIARALAREVHALDPNLAPYEVITMREQVERATQLQRVAVTLLSVFGGLAVLLAAIGLYGVMSYAVSQSARELGVRMALGARAADLLRIVVSQGLGLLGAGVILGGIIACAGTRLLGYLLYEVSPRDPLAFISAFAIMLLASVTACLLPAWRATRTDPVRALRQ